The following are encoded together in the Ranitomeya imitator isolate aRanImi1 chromosome 4, aRanImi1.pri, whole genome shotgun sequence genome:
- the LOC138674855 gene encoding olfactory receptor 10C1-like, giving the protein MKLTNNITSFILLGFPNLRNVTFLFFSLLVLIYCGVILGNLLMMALYLVSKSLQSPMYFFITQLSVCDLLVTTDIVPLLLHLVLQGGSSVSLVGCIAQFSLFGILEASECLLLSVMSYDRYLAICKPLRYHSIMNHKFCVTSVNIIWLISCLITLTDVISLLNLHFCGPRIIDHFYCDYEPIMQLSCSDTSIIHTQVLILGSLLVIVPLVIIVMSYVCIVITILKISSNTGRHKAFSTCSSHLIVVSLFYGTLMTDYMFPTKGQSLILSKVLSLIYTLVTPLLNPIIYSLKNKDFKEAFQKLKAYLCFIHDF; this is encoded by the coding sequence ATGAAATTGACAAATAATATCACCTCGTTCATCCTTCTGGGCTTTCCAAACCTTCGAAacgtcacttttttatttttctcacttcTGGTTCTAATATACTGTGGAGTCATTCTAGGAAACCTTCTCATGATGGCCTTGTATTTAGTGAGTAAATCCCTCCAGTCCCCCATGTACTTCTTTATCACACAGCTCTCGGTGTGTGACCTCCTTGTTACTACAGACATTGTCCCTCTCCTTCTCCATCTTGTTTTACAAGGAGGAAGCTCTGTGTCTCTTGTTGGCTGCATCGCCCAGTTTAGCCTGTTTGGTATATTGGAGGCCTCGGAATGTCTTCTGCTGTCGGTGATGTCTTATGACCGGTATTTGGCCATCTGTAAACCCCTCCGTTATCATTCTATCATGAACCATAAGTTTTGTGTGACATCTGTAAATATCATTTGGTTGATAAGTTGTCTCATTACACTGACTGATGTTATTTCTTTGTTGAACTTACATTTCTGTGGACCACGCATTATTGACCACTTCTACTGTGACTATGAACCCATAATGCAGCTCTCCTGCTCTGATACCTCCATAATTCATACTCAGGTTCTTATTTTAGGATCATTGCTTGTAATTGTACCTTTAGTCATTATTGTGATGTCCTATGTGTGTATTGTCATCACTATTCTGAAGATCTCATCCAATACTGGCAGACataaagccttctccacctgcagCTCCCACCTCATTGTGGTATCTTTATTCTATGGGACATTAATGACTGATTATATGTTTCCAACAAAAGGTCAATCACTGATCCTGAGCAAGGTCTTATCTCTGATTTATACCCTGGTGACCCCACTACTTAATCCTATTATTTACTCTCTGAAGAACAAAGACTTTAAAGAAGCTTTTCAAAAACTCAAGGCTTATTTATGCTTTATCCATGATTTCTGA